The following are encoded in a window of Acidimicrobiia bacterium genomic DNA:
- a CDS encoding ABC transporter ATP-binding protein: MNENQTTPALEAISVTKRFGPIVANENVDFRVEKGQIHALLGENGAGKSTLVNILFGLYHADEGEILIDGEKVAMNSPHDAIDRHIGMVHQHFQLVPVLSVTENIVLGHEPTKKRGILDLEKAYAEVEALGKRYGLEVDPRAIVEDLPIGTQQRVEILRSLYRKADVLILDEPTAVLTPQETDHLLEVLRGLAAEGVAIIFITHKLREVMAVADHVTVMRRGKVVGAIDPSETDQAGLAEMMVGRSVVLRIAKGEANVGAPVLTVDSLKALDDRSQTAVDGLCLTVHAGEIFGIAGVEGNGQRELVEAITGLRQTISGSIMLEDTELAGCNPREISEQGVAHVPEDREKHGLVGPHSVADNLVLNRYFKAPFARRGVRQIGAINEDAQKLVDQYDVRTASINSPVRTLSGGNKQKVIAAREFSQNAKFLVAAQPTRGIDVGSIEFVHQQLVDQRDDGIAVLLVSAELDEIMSLSDRIGVIYQGRLVAVGNAEDFTRNQIGQLMASGSADA; the protein is encoded by the coding sequence ATGAACGAAAACCAGACAACTCCTGCTCTTGAAGCAATCAGCGTTACTAAGCGCTTCGGTCCCATAGTGGCCAACGAAAACGTAGACTTCCGCGTCGAAAAAGGACAGATTCATGCCTTGCTGGGCGAAAACGGAGCCGGCAAAAGCACCCTAGTGAACATCTTGTTTGGCCTCTACCACGCCGATGAAGGTGAAATCCTTATCGACGGCGAAAAAGTAGCAATGAACAGTCCGCACGATGCTATTGATCGCCACATCGGCATGGTGCACCAACACTTCCAACTTGTACCGGTGCTGTCGGTTACCGAGAACATCGTTTTAGGGCATGAACCCACCAAAAAACGCGGAATATTAGATCTTGAAAAGGCCTACGCCGAAGTTGAAGCGTTAGGTAAACGCTACGGCCTGGAAGTTGACCCTCGGGCAATTGTGGAAGACCTGCCTATTGGTACTCAGCAACGGGTCGAGATTTTGCGCTCTCTTTATCGCAAAGCCGATGTGCTCATTCTTGATGAGCCCACTGCGGTGCTTACCCCACAGGAAACAGACCACCTGCTTGAAGTCTTGCGCGGCCTGGCCGCCGAAGGGGTCGCTATTATTTTCATTACCCACAAACTGCGTGAAGTAATGGCCGTGGCTGACCACGTAACGGTTATGCGTCGCGGCAAGGTTGTAGGCGCTATTGACCCCTCCGAGACTGACCAAGCAGGTCTGGCCGAAATGATGGTGGGGCGTTCCGTGGTGTTGCGTATCGCTAAAGGCGAAGCAAATGTAGGGGCACCGGTGCTCACCGTTGATTCGCTCAAGGCCCTCGATGACCGGTCACAAACCGCAGTAGATGGCCTGTGCTTAACCGTTCATGCGGGAGAGATTTTTGGCATCGCCGGCGTGGAAGGTAACGGTCAACGCGAGTTGGTGGAAGCCATAACCGGGCTACGTCAAACAATCTCTGGCTCCATCATGCTCGAAGACACCGAGTTGGCCGGTTGCAACCCGCGAGAAATAAGCGAACAAGGGGTAGCCCATGTGCCTGAGGATCGTGAAAAACACGGCTTGGTAGGCCCCCATTCGGTGGCCGACAACCTGGTACTTAACCGCTATTTCAAGGCACCATTCGCTCGCCGTGGTGTCCGTCAAATCGGAGCCATCAACGAAGACGCACAAAAACTTGTTGACCAATACGACGTCCGTACTGCTTCTATTAATTCTCCGGTACGCACGCTCTCTGGTGGCAACAAACAAAAAGTTATTGCTGCTCGCGAGTTCTCTCAAAACGCAAAGTTTTTAGTAGCCGCTCAACCCACCCGCGGTATCGACGTGGGAAGCATTGAGTTTGTTCACCAACAACTTGTTGATCAACGCGACGACGGCATCGCCGTTCTTTTAGTGTCTGCTGAACTTGACGAAATAATGAGTTTGTCTGACCGCATCGGGGTCATCTATCAAGGGCGCCTCGTGGCTGTCGGCAACGCCGAAGATTTCACCCGCAACCAGATAGGCCAGCTCATGGCCTCCGGAAGCGCCGACGCTTAG
- a CDS encoding ABC transporter permease yields the protein MSTITTILYQRRWWIFTVVAIIGFTLFTGEFKEAQTTAILASTLRQSTPLLLGALCGMLGERSGVINIGIEGQMLMSAFTGFMVAAETQNLLLGVLAGIATGMLMGASLAGLSVSLQGDQIIAGTVLNIAALGVTSFFFQQGYTLPGKTPKIDLWFLADIPVLGRVFFSNRPLTYLSLLLVPTVWYALFRTTWGLRTRAVGEHPSAAETVGISVAKMRYLNLILGGAIAGLAGAYLSLEAVGSFERNMTNGKGFVALAVMIFGRWNPVGAWGAALLFGYTNAIQTQFQFRGWLTDHPQFVGMIPFVVTIIVLAGVVGRARPPAAIGQPYSRE from the coding sequence ATGAGCACAATAACAACCATCCTCTACCAACGCCGTTGGTGGATTTTTACCGTAGTAGCCATCATTGGCTTTACTTTGTTCACCGGAGAGTTCAAAGAGGCACAAACCACGGCCATTTTGGCCTCCACGCTTCGCCAATCAACCCCTCTTCTTTTAGGCGCACTTTGCGGCATGTTGGGCGAACGCTCAGGAGTCATAAACATCGGCATCGAAGGCCAAATGCTCATGTCGGCCTTTACCGGTTTCATGGTGGCCGCCGAAACACAAAACCTTTTACTGGGTGTGTTGGCGGGCATCGCTACCGGCATGTTGATGGGGGCTTCGTTGGCTGGCCTTTCGGTAAGCCTGCAAGGTGACCAAATCATTGCCGGCACGGTACTCAACATTGCGGCTTTGGGGGTCACCAGTTTCTTTTTCCAGCAGGGCTACACCTTGCCCGGCAAAACCCCCAAAATTGACCTCTGGTTCTTGGCCGACATTCCGGTTCTGGGTAGAGTCTTTTTCTCCAATCGCCCCCTGACTTACCTTTCGTTGCTGCTGGTACCAACAGTTTGGTACGCCTTATTTCGCACCACTTGGGGGCTACGCACTCGAGCGGTAGGCGAACACCCCAGCGCCGCAGAAACCGTAGGTATTTCCGTAGCCAAAATGCGTTACTTGAACCTTATTCTGGGTGGGGCAATCGCTGGTCTGGCCGGCGCCTACTTAAGCCTTGAAGCAGTGGGCTCTTTCGAACGCAACATGACTAACGGTAAAGGGTTCGTTGCGCTAGCCGTGATGATCTTTGGCCGATGGAACCCCGTAGGAGCATGGGGAGCCGCCTTGCTCTTTGGCTACACCAACGCCATTCAAACCCAATTCCAATTCCGCGGCTGGCTTACCGACCATCCACAGTTCGTGGGCATGATTCCCTTTGTCGTAACCATCATTGTCTTGGCTGGCGTTGTCGGCCGGGCCCGACCACCGGCCGCCATTGGGCAGCCCTACTCACGCGAATGA
- a CDS encoding ABC transporter permease, whose amino-acid sequence MKILRSAFIPLLAVVLALLAGAALIALSGASPVDAYTALLEGSFLGTDTVPWTEALGRTLEKATPLVMGGLAVAFAFKAGLFNIGGQGQLIIGALIAGAVGYGFQGLPWIVHMPLALLAGSIAGGLWGTIPGVLKASRGAHEVITTIMLNFVAINLTDWFTSKVWREPGLLARTPKIEPSAEIPRWGDLPIGFFVAVGFAFLVWYLLQRTTFGFEIRTVGLNPNAAEYAGISVKRIVVLTMTISGFLAAMGGAIETLGVVGRYEPGFNAGLGFNGITIALLARTHPLAVIPAAILIGAMEASGAIMQFKADVSPEITDIIQALILLFVATPILVRWFFKDSPENDLSVGSSWGSA is encoded by the coding sequence GTGAAAATACTCCGCTCCGCTTTCATACCTCTCCTCGCGGTGGTTCTGGCCCTGCTCGCCGGCGCAGCACTTATCGCTCTCTCTGGGGCCAGCCCCGTTGATGCTTACACCGCTCTTTTAGAAGGCTCCTTTCTAGGCACCGACACCGTCCCTTGGACCGAAGCACTCGGCCGCACGCTTGAAAAAGCCACCCCATTGGTTATGGGTGGCTTGGCCGTTGCCTTTGCTTTTAAAGCTGGCCTATTCAACATCGGCGGTCAGGGACAACTAATTATTGGCGCCCTCATTGCTGGTGCCGTGGGCTACGGATTCCAAGGGCTTCCCTGGATCGTTCACATGCCTCTTGCTTTATTGGCCGGCTCAATTGCTGGCGGCCTTTGGGGCACCATCCCCGGTGTTCTTAAAGCCAGCAGGGGTGCTCATGAGGTCATTACCACCATCATGTTGAACTTCGTGGCCATTAACTTGACCGACTGGTTTACCTCAAAGGTTTGGCGCGAACCTGGTCTTCTTGCTCGAACCCCAAAGATTGAGCCCAGTGCCGAAATCCCTCGCTGGGGCGACTTACCCATTGGTTTTTTTGTGGCTGTCGGCTTTGCCTTCCTCGTTTGGTACCTGTTGCAGCGCACCACCTTCGGTTTTGAAATCCGCACCGTAGGGCTCAACCCCAACGCCGCCGAATACGCCGGTATTTCCGTTAAACGCATCGTGGTGCTGACCATGACCATCAGTGGTTTCTTAGCCGCTATGGGAGGCGCTATTGAAACCTTGGGGGTGGTTGGCCGCTACGAACCAGGCTTCAACGCTGGCTTAGGCTTTAACGGCATTACCATTGCTTTGCTGGCCCGCACCCACCCTCTGGCAGTTATACCGGCAGCCATTTTGATTGGGGCCATGGAAGCTTCAGGAGCCATCATGCAATTCAAGGCCGATGTTTCTCCAGAAATTACCGACATCATCCAGGCCTTAATACTGCTCTTTGTGGCCACCCCGATTCTGGTGCGCTGGTTCTTTAAAGACAGTCCAGAAAACGATCTTTCGGTGGGCAGCAGTTGGGGGTCCGCATGA